GTGGGGAAACGTTGCAGGAAGAAGCTCAGCCAGGTGAGGAGCACGCAAGGTGCCTATTGGGAAAGACAGCTGGAGTCCTGAGGCCAGCTGGTGTAACACTGTGCAAAATCCAAGATTAGTTTCCTTCCTGTTATCTTTCCTATAACCTCTCCTTTCCGACACCTGTCAGTCTTTGGTTCATCCTCCCTTGCAAATTGGTTCATCCTCCCTTGCAAACCCATGGTTTTCCTTTTAATACCCCCAACATATTCTAAATGATAAAATCAACTTCCCAAAGGAAACTCCAAAATGTGAAACTTCCCTCTGTATTCTGTGCCGTATTTTTGTGTCCAATGCTATTTTCTTACagtaaggggtggggtgggggaggttgctCTGttttactccccctccccccccccgcccgggtTGTATGTCATTGTATTTATATATCTAAATATCTGGATGGATTTGCAAGTTCCTGTTTCCTGGTTTCTAAGTGAAATGTATTGTTGTGAACATCTtagggtggcaacaggagaaagGCTTTTGAAAACACACTACAAGAATTTAATCAGTCTTCAGAGGGATGGAGATCCCAATCATAAATACGTACATCATATGAAAGGAAGCTGCAATGATAGCAGTAGAACCTGCTTCTGCATAATGTATTTGAGGTTGGTGTGTTTAATGTTTATTTGGCTCAAAGTACACTTTAAATTATTCTGGCTCGGTATGCAAATTTCTAAGGAAACAgtcttttctttatttcaaaaaaaattacacaccgcttgattgtaaaaaaaaccctcaatgcggtttacaaaaagaataaaacagtaaaattattgGTTAAAACCAttgaaaacaactatttaaaacatttaaatcagTGCTAAACTGAAAATATATCAACATTCAATGTATCTGGGTAGGCCTTtctaacaaaaaatgtttttagcagggggGGAAAAGAGTACAATGAAGGCACCTGACTGATGGCGattggcaggaagttccaaattGGGCGTGCTACCACACTAAAAGATCCATTTCTTACAGATGTGAAACAAATattgtgtggcacctgtaacagtgccagttctgctgaTCCAAGCAGTCGTGTAGACATAGAATgtgatctcacaggtaaactggtcccaagttgtttggggctttatatactactagctggccctgccacgtgttgctgtggctaatccctgtgcctgtccccaccctgtgccgttccatgacgtatcccaccccctcttccccccacccccccggctcatcccagtgactggtcccaccatgtcctgacctatcccgtcccctcctctccccaacccccacccaggcgagtcagtacctccattcggcctagtctgtaaaggcttcggcctagtacgGTATGTAAACgagagccaaggtgctgttgagaaggaaggttttataggtgcagtaccagcgtagccaccactagaggacgctggtttgcaacctggttattttcccagaatgcattttcgtctgagtggtgtgttttgaaacatggggtttggggtttttacgtGGCACAGgcgtgacatctgtctttgaaaaaggtatgggcttgctctcatattcgcatgcagCATTGTGTCAAactttgaacgcaatcggtcaagcggttttggtgaaacgtggatactaacggacatggccagtttacatttttatatactgtatatagattagTAACACCTTGAGCTTTGCCATGTAGCAATTTGGCAGCTGGTGAATTCCTTACATTCCTTTTGTGCTAAGCATAGGAATCATCTATGGTTCTTCCtatacattctgaaggaaatcagccctaagtgctcactggaaggtcagatcctgaagctcaggctccaatactttggccacgtcatgagaagaaaacgctccctggaaaagaccctgatgttgggaaagatggagggcactaggagaaggggacgacagaggacgagatggttggatagtgttctcgaagctaccaacatgagtctgaccaaactgcaggaggcagtggaagacaggagtgcctggtgttctctggtccatggggtcacaatgagtcggacacgaccaaacgattaaacaacaacaaaagaacaaCATGGTTCTTCCATTTCTGAGTCCTGCAGCACTAAGCGAGTCTGAGCATAGCATTCCCAAGTATCTGAGACTGGGTAGGCTGtgccctttattttatttatttatttatttcaatttatttttattattttaaaaaacatctaataaaaacaaaacacaacaaataacaaaaaccaataaacactaaaaacaacaacaaaaatacaaaatttctTAAACTTAACTGTGCCCTTTAGAAGCTAAGAGGCTGGGTTTGCTTTTTCGATAGCCTCCCCTGAGTTCTGTCATGCTCTTCTTCTAAAGCAACTCTCTCCCAGCAACTCACACACTCAAAGCACCACCATCACTTTGCCTACAGACACAGGTTAGCAAGCAGGGAGCCCAGCTGTTACTGTCTCTCCCACCAAAGCAATTATCACACAAGTGCACTCACTGGAGGGGTTATGGCTCACCACAGGCCTCCCTGATCCCCTGAGTCTAGCTTGACTCGGCTCTAAGCATTTCCTTTTCTGCCGCACTGGATGTCCCCGCATGATCCACAGATGTTCTTACCCCCATATTCCGGGACTGGTGTTTgatatttccttttctctctgtgtgtgttccatCCAGATCTCAACAATTTGCTAAGAACTATTTTTTGATTAGCAACCTCAACGCAGCATGCTTGAACAGCAAAAGCACATAAAGGGAGAGGGATGTCCAGAGTGGCTGCTTCCAAAAGAAGAGTCATCTCCTTCAGAGGTCTGACAAACAGTACTTCAGAAGCAACATAACACCTTCTTGACTAGAAGAAGCACTTAGGGGACCTGGATGAGCTGGGAATTCTTTTAGCAATTATGTGTATTTTAAATTCTGTCTTTTCAAAGCTGAAGaactgtctctttttaaaaagttaaataaattGAGACTTATTTTCTATatgagagaaaagaaacaaaaattgtgTTGCTTGGTGGCAATCATGGAGGCAttggaaagggagaaaaatcaTACTCTCAGCTGGGAGAAGGGTCACTATCTTCCCAACTTCTATATATGAAAAATAGTGGACATTCTGGGAACAGAAATCATTTTTCCATTAGCACATGTGAATACAGATTTAGCTTCTCTACAAATACAGGTTTATTTTGTATCTGCGGGATGACAAAGCAGATTTCTCCTGCAATCCTAAAGATCAGGCAGCGTGTGTTCCACGGAGACTTTCTTCTGTGTAAacacatataggattgtgctgtctgTGTATGAATTCTGAGCTTGAAAGAGGAGAATTTTGGCCATTTACCCCAACTAATGCAGCAGTATTAGAAGATGCTGGAATTCTAACTGGTCTCCTTTTTGTGCCATAATAAAGGTATTGCTTCTACGTTAGCCTTGCCAACctgctaccctccagatgttttggactacaattcccatcaatcttAGCTAGCAcattctggctggggccgatggaagctgcagcccaaaacatgtggaggcaAAGACTACTGCAGagtctgtgttttatttattacattgttATCATGCTtgtcctccagggagctcaatgtGACTTTACATGGTTCTTCTCCTAccaccttcacaacaaccctgtggtgtaGGTTAGGTTGAGCTAAAACaattgacccaaggtcaccctgagcgtcatggctgggtggggatttgagcccAGGACTCCCCAGATTCTCAACAGCCAGAGGATGACCCAACAAGCCCTCCCCatctcacaaatgcaaacaaaccccactgcagaCAACCACAGACAACCAGCCACACCCTGCCCAccaatacctctcactaccaaggaaattcAATAgacaaatagaaagagaacctacccagtgGACATTGGCACAAAACGCCACACATGCACTATACAAAAGAATATaaacctcaccaccaccccctcctctcccccctcttcttccccatcaCTAATGTCGcataacaaatgtaactgatttgtaaggaagactgtacaacctgagaaaaagagacaaggcatgtatttttgtaaaccaagaaaatctttaacaaaaacattttttttaaaaaaaaaaccaccagccaGAGGATGTTAGTAGGCTTAATAACAAAGTTTGAATTTCAAAAGGCTCTGGGGAAAGGCGAGCGGGAGTGAGTGTGTCCTGCTCCAAATGAGAAGCAGTGCTTCTCCCATTGGCTATGACCCTGCAGAATAATCAACCACTGAATGTTAGAGTCATTATTctatatttaaaaccatttcaagGGTTGCGGTACAGACCTCAAAATGGCTGCTTGATGAGCCACTGCTGACATCTAGTGGATACGTCCTAAACTGCTTACATATTATAAGGCTCCTAACTCTAGGGTGGATGCAACCCAAGGTTGGTGAAATCCTTTTCCAGGAGTCCATTCATGTAAAATTATCATTTCTTGGTACACCTTcatttccagcaaataccaaactGGCCCAAGAGTGCCCTTGTACAGGCCTCATACTGGATCAACAAGCCCATGTTGACTCTCATGTTCTCGTTTCTCCTCAATATTAGCACTGTGTCTTGTTTGTACAAAAggcttttatttttctgtggcaCCTCCTACCCAGAAAGTTTTCCTGAAATACAGGAGCTTCATCATCTTGAGTCTAGAGTGAATTTTCACAAACGCCATTTTCCATCTCTGTTGCTGACTTCTGGGTAACCAGTTGCAAGGCGGGCCAAGAGGAAACGCCTTCCTGATCAATGGAGGAAAAGCAGGGTGTGGCCTCTTTGCGAACACAGAATCTGGGGGTGTTCTTCTGGCTGAGAAACACATTTACTGAAGCTCTCACAGATTCATTCAAAAGGTTTTTTAGCAGAGGAAGGGCAACAACCTGGCTGTCCCCAAATGTAGACTCCTTACACTATTCACCCTCCTCCCAGGGTTCTTTCCTCAGTATCCCAGGTATCTCTCCCATCTGAGTAATTAGCAGCCTTAATGAGTTGTAAGGaaatgtgtgtgctatgcaaaaatcacaatgtgggaaaatcTGTGAAGCCAGGCAATGCCTCTCCGTAGCTGCATCTTTATTTCGGACATTGTGATGTAACGCTATATCGAGATGTTTAGTTGGTGATATACTaagatgctgaaaaccagatatcgcccagccctagacgGGACCtgggagcccagggttcaaatcccaactcaacCAGGAAGCTCACAcgagtgactttgggccagtccctgacatttagtctagcctacctcacagggttattgtgaggataaaatggggaggggaaagccatGTATGCTACCTGGGGCactctggaggaaaggtggagcataaatcaaataaatgaatatattttggAACTATCAAAATCAGGCAAGCGCCTAAAttggagttgtagagttggaagggacccccaagggtcatctagtccagcccctgcaatgcaggactctcaattaaagcatccatgccagatggtcatccaacttctgcttaaaaaaacctcaaaagaaggagagtccaccacctcctgagggagaccattcttCTGTTGAagaagctcttactgtcagaaagttcttcctggtgttgagttCGAATTTCATTTTTTGCAACTTGAATcaattggttcaagtcctaccctctggagcaggagaaaacaagctttcttcatcttccatgtgacacagCCCCTtgagaagatggaggaagcttgtttctcCCTGCTGTTCTGGTTTAACCAAGTGTTCTGTATCTTACGATTTTAGAATTTTACAGCGTTTGAAAGGTTTTATTGGAcatgatgcatttttttaaatgagttGGTGGCTTATAAATATTCTTATAAATAAGCAAGCTAGATGAGGggctgctggggtgggggtggggggcagcatgGCTGGAGATGGGACCAGTTCCTTCTCCATTTTGGGGTTACCTAGAACTCAGTGAGGTCATCGTTGAAGTAGAGCAGGATGGCTGGGGTGAAGGCATCAGCGTCCATGTAGAGATTGTAGAACTCCTCGTCCTCATCTGGAATGTTGTTCTGCTGCAGGTTCTTATCCATGTCTAGGTTGACGCGTTCATATTTCCATGTGTAGCTGGCCGCATGGGCGTTGAAGGGCAAGTACCGCCGAAGGATCTCCCACATGGATTCCTCGGAACAAACCTGCAGAGAGCACCATGTTACATCCTCggtccagtttacctgaaggagcgtctcctcccccatcgttctgcccggacactgaggtccagcgccgagggccttctggcggttccctcgctacgagaagctaagttacagggaaccaggcagagggccttctcggtagtggcacccgccctgtggaacaccctcccaccagaggtcaaagagaacaacaattaccagacctttagaaggcatctcaaggcagccctgtttagggaagcttttaatgtttgatggatttctgtattttaatgttttgttggaagccgcccagagtggctgggggaacccggccagatgggcggggtataaataataaattattattattattattattattattattattattattattattattattatcatccatgGGTGGAATCACAGGAGGTCCAAATGCGTCTGAAAACCAAGTGGTTCCCTTCAGCCTCCACATCCTGGGGAGGCGGAGACAAGCCAGGCAGAATCGAGGTCCACAACATTGTCCCATCAGAGGAACATTAGCAAAGGAAGAGGGGCAATTGCCAACAATatcttgggtgttttttttatttcttaaattttacCTTTCCGAAGGTGGGGCAGGACTCACCTCAAGGGTATGTTCCTGAGAGGTCAGAGTGTTGATGATCCGTATGCGTCTGGTTTTGGCAGACAAGATGCCCACCTCGTAGTTGTTATCTCTCCACCAGGGCTTGCCAAAGTCATTGGCCCAGTCTGTACGAGGCAGAGGAGGTGGGATGTGCACAAAGCGACCTTGTGGGGTGTAGTACTTGAGGCATCCTGTTAGAGGGTTAATGTGTGTCTGTATCTGGAAGGAGGGAATTCACGGCCTTTCTCAGTTAAGAGGGGAGTGGCTTCAAATAAGTCTTTCTTTGGTAAATTTTTATCCCACCATTGCTGCCAAACCCTGTGACAGCAAGTTGCAGCCATCCCATATACAGTACAGCATAAACCAGGAGCAGGAAAAAAGATCACTTAAAACAACCAATATAAATTTCATActgaaaaacctttaaaaatgtgggCAGTTCCAGAATTTACATCATGTAAATGCCAGGGAAAACAGATACATTGTAAGTTGGCACCAAAAGGAAAGTACCAATATGTTACTACATAATGTGCCATTCC
The window above is part of the Zootoca vivipara chromosome 13, rZooViv1.1, whole genome shotgun sequence genome. Proteins encoded here:
- the LOC118095857 gene encoding cytochrome b5 domain-containing protein 1; the encoded protein is MDVYRPRYYTPKEVEVHNRPWDLWVSYMGRVYDLSPLAEAHKGDILLKPILEAAGKDITHWFNPKTKDIQTHINPLTGCLKYYTPQGRFVHIPPPLPRTDWANDFGKPWWRDNNYEVGILSAKTRRIRIINTLTSQEHTLEVCSEESMWEILRRYLPFNAHAASYTWKYERVNLDMDKNLQQNNIPDEDEEFYNLYMDADAFTPAILLYFNDDLTEF